A stretch of Bombus huntii isolate Logan2020A chromosome 7, iyBomHunt1.1, whole genome shotgun sequence DNA encodes these proteins:
- the LOC126867876 gene encoding cell division cycle 5-like protein isoform X2 codes for MLSEARARLANTQGKKAKRKAREKQLEEARRLAALQKRRELRAAGITVSQKNKRKRGVNYNSEIPFEKRPAPGFYDTSNEHVDPLAIDFSKMRQQHLDGELRQEKEEMERRKDKQKLKQRKENDIPMGMLNNEEPIKKRSKLVLPEPQISDQELQQVVKLGRASEVAREVATESGITLSDSLLADYSLPTNAAVTPRTPAAADRILQEAQNVMALTHVDTPLKGGLNTPLNNSDFTGVVPSTNAVATPNTILATPFRSQRSDGTPANSFNTPASTRTQNGVLAATPVRDKLSINPNENMDGSETPLIQKQVKEQLRAGLSALPTPRNDYEIVVPEGETKNEDITSTTTEIVEDQADIDARQQQELIEQRKKELSRRSQVIQRDLPRPVDVNMNILRPFMDTPLTDLQRAEELIKREMITMLQYDALQNPTQQNRKGSSNSVIQAQAYLEQHPYVNFEKEELAAAKKLLTDEMGVVKEGMAHGELSSDSYTTVWEECLSEILYLETQKRYTRATLASKKDRVEACERKLEENRMHMTGEAKRAARMEKKLKVLTGGYQTRAQVLTKQLHDLWEQIEQAHLELSTFKFLQTQEEAAVPRRVNALMEDVNRQTERERVLQGRYAQLQDQLQQC; via the exons ATGTTGTCTGAGGCACGTGCCAGACTTGCAAACACACAGGGTAAAAAGGCAAAACGTAAAGCTAGAGAGAAACAGTTAGAGGAAGCTCGTAGGCTTGctgctttacaaaaacgtagAGAGTTGAGAGCTGCTGGTATTACTGTATCACAAAAGAATAAGCGCAAACGCGGCGTTAATTACAATTCTGAGATTCCGTTTGAGAAACGACCAGCACCCGGGTTTTATGATACGTCTAATGAGCATGTAGATCCGCTTGCCATTGATTTCTCAAAAATGAGACAGCAACATTTAGATGGCGAATTGAGacaagaaaaggaagaaatggAACGCAGAAAAGACAAACAGAAGTTGAAACAACGTAAAGAAAACGATATCCCAATGGGAATGTTGAATAATGAAGAGCCAATAAAAAAAAGGAGTAAACTTGTTTTACCAGAACCACAGATATCTGACCAAGAATTACAGCAAGTAGTTAAGCTTGGTAGAGCATCAGAG GTTGCTCGTGAAGTTGCAACAGAAAGTGGTATCACACTATCAGATAGTTTATTGGCTGATTATTCTTTACCAACTAATGCAGCTGTAACTCCACGTACTCCAGCTGCTGCAGATAGAATACTTCAAGAAGCTCAGAATGTTATGGCTCTTACTCATGTTGATACTCCATTAAAAG GTGGATTGAATACTCCATTAAATAATTCTGATTTTACTGGTGTTGTACCTTCCACGAACGCTGTGGCAACTCCTAACACAATTTTGGCTACGCCATTCCGATCGCAGCGTAGTGACGGAACTCCAGCTAATTCATTTAACACACCAGCATCTACACGAACGCAAAACGGAGTTTTAGCAGCTACACCGGTTCGTGATAAGCTCAGCATTAATCCAAATGAAAATATGGACGGGTCGGAGACTCCGTTAATTCAAAAGCAAGTAAAGGAACAGTTGCGTGCTGGATTGAGTGCGCTTCCAACACCGCGTAATGATTATGAAATAGTAGTTCCTGAAGGTGAAACAAAAAACGAAGATATTACTTCGACCACGACGGAAATTGTAGAAGATCAAGCTGATATAGATGCTAGGCAACAACAAGAATTAATAGAACAAA GAAAAAAGGAATTATCTAGGAGGTCGCAAGTTATACAACGAGATTTACCACGACCAGTTGatgtaaatatgaatattttgaGGCCATTTATGGATACTCCATTAACAGATTTGCAAAGG GCAGAAGAACTGATTAAAAGAGAAATGATTACCATGCTACAGTATGACGCATTACAAAATCCGACACAACAAAATCGTAAAGGTTCCTCAAATTCAGTAATTCAAGCTCAAGCTTACCTTGAGCAACATCCATacgttaattttgaaaaagaagaacttgCTGCT GCAAAGAAGCTTTTAACTGATGAAATGGGTGTAGTAAAAGAAGGTATGGCGCATGGAGAACTAAGTTCGGATTCTTATACAACTGTATGGGAAGAATGTTTGTCAGAG ATATTATATCTGGAAACACAAAAACGATACACGCGAGCAACGTTAGCTTCAAAAAAAGATAGAGTAGAAGCATGCGAAAGAAAGTTAGAAGAGAATCGCATGCATATGACTGGTGAAGCCAAACGGGCAGCAAGAatggaaaaaaaattaaaagtccTTACTGGAGGATACCAG ACTAGAGCACAAGTATTAACAAAACAATTACATGATCTATGGGAACAAATAGAACAAGCACATTTAGAGCTTTCAACgttcaaatttttacaaacaCAGGAAGAAGCAGCCGTGCCGAGACGAGTAAATGCACTTATGGAAGATGTTAATAGACAAACTGAACGAGAACGCGTACTGCAAGGACGATATGCGCAACTGCAAGATCAGCTGCAGCAATGTTGA
- the LOC126867880 gene encoding exocyst complex component 3 — MALKMEDLQKLEEEAEAKATKYGCNLLQRPGQLEKIDMYKRRIARKKASVETMLKTAMQSQLDGVRVGFEQLQSSLESSASIKQDLNDIGELFSKVPELSAKLQAVQEENMRHSQYVTAKENLKHTFTLPESVEMTKQWINQGNLLYAHQIIMDLENSRDDLLYELHKLPNQSPADTVMLKAYLEDVEMLSQLMEKQIRLVLSRTLNTVRKEPTVIVTALRIIEREEKADHFAIQRHKQSGFMPPGRPKKWKDMAMKVLEKSVANRIEGTHVEERVDNKMWLVRYLELTRLLILEDLRVAKTLCEPCFPPWYNIVRTFVKMYHTSLSQHLKDIIANGLEGNEYVSLLSWIMNTYTGPELMQHPELNIDTSDIGPLLSLEIINDLQEKYLKNMCQNYEDWMKKTLETEKVDWWSGVLPEGSTQETYYHTAAPVIIFQMIDQNLQVTKTISIELTAQAIVLCIEQVIKYGFMYKQAILEFKNKHFEDRSQVPYFTHHMITVVNNCLQFTELAQQMKQLYWVSNASGDATVKFENLLSNYQQLRNEAAAILLEESFLDLELQFQDLITPKWLSSPIPVETICVTLEDYFQDYNHLCPKNFEYVITEAQNLIAKRYISAMLQRKISLKTYDECLTCTSKIMTEADKLKNFFDRIAPKVGNFNSPFEIIKRLAEVLRCEDSEILSLDLHSLVEKYPDMTEDHLVRLLGLRGDISRSEAREKVSYILEAQRNRKAPQSTAHSIFKQIYIQDSFLSWKP; from the coding sequence ATGGCTTTGAAAATGGAAGACTTGCAAAAATTGGAGGAAGAAGCAGAGGCAAAGGCAACAAAATATGGGTGTAATCTATTGCAACGACCAGGTCAATTGGAAAAAATTGATATGTACAAACGTAGAATAGCCCGGAAGAAAGCTTCTGTGGAAACTATGCTCAAAACTGCAATGCAAAGTCAATTAGATGGAGTTCGTGTAGGTTTTGAACAGCTTCAGAGTTCTTTAGAGAGTAGCGCTTCTATAAAACAGGATCTAAATGATATTGGCGAATTATTCAGTAAAGTTCCAGAACTCAGTGCAAAATTGCAAGCTGTTCAAGAAGAGAATATGCGTCACTCTCAATATGTTACTGccaaagaaaatttgaaacataCGTTTACTTTACCAGAAAGCGTTGAAATGACTAAACAGTGGATAAACCAGGGGAATCTACTGTATGCTCATCAGATTATTATGGATCTTGAAAATTCAAGAGATGATTTGTTGTATGAACTTCACAAACTTCCAAATCAGTCCCCAGCTGATACAGTTATGTTAAAAGCTTATTTAGAGGATGTTGAAATGCTTTCTCAACTAATGGAGAAACAAATTAGATTAGTATTAAGTCGTACATTAAACACAGTGAGAAAAGAACCTACTGTTATAGTCACAGCATTGAGAATTatagaaagagaagagaaagcaGATCATTTTGCTATTCAGAGACATAAACAAAGTGGATTTATGCCACCAGGAAGACCTAAAAAGTGGAAAGATATGGCAATGAAAGTTTTAGAAAAATCTGTAGCCAATAGAATTGAAGGAACGCATGTTGAGGAAAGAGTGGATAACAAAATGTGGTTAGTTAGGTATTTAGAGCTTACAAGACTCTTAATTTTGGAAGATTTGAGAGTTGCTAAAACTCTTTGTGAACCTTGTTTTCCACCTTGGTATAATATTGTAAGAACTTTTGTTAAAATGTATCATACAAGTTTATCACAACATTTGAAGGACATAATTGCCAATGGCTTGGAAGGAAATGAATATGTATCTTTATTATCATGGATTATGAATACTTATACTGGCCCAGAATTAATGCAACATCCTGAATTAAATATTGATACAAGTGATATAGGCCCTTTGTTGAGtcttgaaattataaatgatctgcaagagaaatatttgaagaatatGTGTCAAAATTATGAAGACTGGATGAAAAAGACTTTGGAAACTGAAAAAGTAGACTGGTGGAGTGGTGTATTACCAGAAGGAAGCACTCAAGAAACATACTATCACACAGCAGCACCTGTGattatatttcaaatgatTGATCAAAATCTCCAAGTTACAAAAACAATTAGCATTGAATTAACAGCACAGGCTATAGTCCTGTGCATTGAACAAGTAATTAAATATGGATTTATGTACAAACAAGCAATACTGGAATTTAAAAACAAACATTTTGAGGATAGAAGCCAAGTACCTTACTTTACACATCATATGATTACAGTTGTTAATAATTGTTTACAATTTACAGAATTAGCACAGCAAATGAAACAGCTGTATTGGGTTTCTAATGCTAGTGGAGATGCTACTGTgaaattcgaaaatttgttATCAAATTATCAACAATTACGAAATGAAGCAGCAGCAATATTACTAGAAGAATCTTTCTTAGATTTAGAATTACAATTTCAAGATTTAATTACTCCTAAATGGTTATCATCCCCTATCCCAGTAGAAACCATTTGTGTGACTTTAGAAGATTATTTTCAAGATTATAATCACCTGTGCCcaaaaaattttgaatatgttATTACAGAGGCACAAAATCTCATTGCAAAACGTTACATTTCTGCAATGCTACAAAGAAAGATATCTTTAAAAACATATGATGAATGCTTAACATGTACATCAAAAATAATGACAGAAgcagataaattaaaaaatttctttgataGAATAGCTCCAAAAGTAGGGAACTTTAATTCTCCTTTTGAAATAATCAAGCGACTAGCGGAGGTATTGCGTTGTGAAGATTCGGAAATTCTTTCTCTTGATTTACATTCTTTGGTTGAAAAATATCCAGATATGACTGAAGATCATTTAGTCAGATTATTGGGTCTCAGAGGTGATATTTCTCGCAGTGAAGCAAGAGAAAAGGTTTCATACATTTTAGAAGCTCAACGTAATCGTAAAGCTCCACAATCTACTGCACATAGcatatttaaacaaatatatatacaggatAGTTTTCTCAGTTGGAAGCCTTGA
- the LOC126867876 gene encoding cell division cycle 5-like protein isoform X1 gives MPRIMIKGGVWRNTEDEILKAAVMKYGKNQWSRIASLLHRKSAKQCKARWFEWLDPSIKKTEWSREEDEKLLHLAKLMPTQWRTIAPIIGRTAAQCLERYEYLLDQAQKKEEGDDAADDPRKLKPGEIDPNPETKPARPDPKDMDEDELEMLSEARARLANTQGKKAKRKAREKQLEEARRLAALQKRRELRAAGITVSQKNKRKRGVNYNSEIPFEKRPAPGFYDTSNEHVDPLAIDFSKMRQQHLDGELRQEKEEMERRKDKQKLKQRKENDIPMGMLNNEEPIKKRSKLVLPEPQISDQELQQVVKLGRASEVAREVATESGITLSDSLLADYSLPTNAAVTPRTPAAADRILQEAQNVMALTHVDTPLKGGLNTPLNNSDFTGVVPSTNAVATPNTILATPFRSQRSDGTPANSFNTPASTRTQNGVLAATPVRDKLSINPNENMDGSETPLIQKQVKEQLRAGLSALPTPRNDYEIVVPEGETKNEDITSTTTEIVEDQADIDARQQQELIEQRKKELSRRSQVIQRDLPRPVDVNMNILRPFMDTPLTDLQRAEELIKREMITMLQYDALQNPTQQNRKGSSNSVIQAQAYLEQHPYVNFEKEELAAAKKLLTDEMGVVKEGMAHGELSSDSYTTVWEECLSEILYLETQKRYTRATLASKKDRVEACERKLEENRMHMTGEAKRAARMEKKLKVLTGGYQTRAQVLTKQLHDLWEQIEQAHLELSTFKFLQTQEEAAVPRRVNALMEDVNRQTERERVLQGRYAQLQDQLQQC, from the exons atgccACGTATTATGATAAAAGGTGGAGTTTGGCGGAATACGGAG gaTGAGATTTTAAAAGCTGCTGTAATGAAATATGGCAAAAATCAATGGAGTCGAATAGCATCTCTTTTACATAGAAAGTCTGCTAAGCAATGCAAAGCGCGTTGGTTTGAATGGTTAGACCCAAGCATAAAAAAGACAGAATGGAGCAGAGAAGAAGACGAAAAACTTCTTCATCTTGCAAAATTAATGCCTACCCAATGGAGAACAATTGCGCCAATTATAGGACGTACAGCTGCACAATGCTTAGAACGTTACGAATATTTGCT GGATCAAGCtcaaaaaaaggaagagggaGATGATGCTGCAGATGATCCTCGTAAACTAAAACCAGGAGAAATTGATCCAAACCCTGAAACAAAACCAGCTAGGCCTGACCCTAAGGACATGGATGAAGATG AATTGGAAATGTTGTCTGAGGCACGTGCCAGACTTGCAAACACACAGGGTAAAAAGGCAAAACGTAAAGCTAGAGAGAAACAGTTAGAGGAAGCTCGTAGGCTTGctgctttacaaaaacgtagAGAGTTGAGAGCTGCTGGTATTACTGTATCACAAAAGAATAAGCGCAAACGCGGCGTTAATTACAATTCTGAGATTCCGTTTGAGAAACGACCAGCACCCGGGTTTTATGATACGTCTAATGAGCATGTAGATCCGCTTGCCATTGATTTCTCAAAAATGAGACAGCAACATTTAGATGGCGAATTGAGacaagaaaaggaagaaatggAACGCAGAAAAGACAAACAGAAGTTGAAACAACGTAAAGAAAACGATATCCCAATGGGAATGTTGAATAATGAAGAGCCAATAAAAAAAAGGAGTAAACTTGTTTTACCAGAACCACAGATATCTGACCAAGAATTACAGCAAGTAGTTAAGCTTGGTAGAGCATCAGAG GTTGCTCGTGAAGTTGCAACAGAAAGTGGTATCACACTATCAGATAGTTTATTGGCTGATTATTCTTTACCAACTAATGCAGCTGTAACTCCACGTACTCCAGCTGCTGCAGATAGAATACTTCAAGAAGCTCAGAATGTTATGGCTCTTACTCATGTTGATACTCCATTAAAAG GTGGATTGAATACTCCATTAAATAATTCTGATTTTACTGGTGTTGTACCTTCCACGAACGCTGTGGCAACTCCTAACACAATTTTGGCTACGCCATTCCGATCGCAGCGTAGTGACGGAACTCCAGCTAATTCATTTAACACACCAGCATCTACACGAACGCAAAACGGAGTTTTAGCAGCTACACCGGTTCGTGATAAGCTCAGCATTAATCCAAATGAAAATATGGACGGGTCGGAGACTCCGTTAATTCAAAAGCAAGTAAAGGAACAGTTGCGTGCTGGATTGAGTGCGCTTCCAACACCGCGTAATGATTATGAAATAGTAGTTCCTGAAGGTGAAACAAAAAACGAAGATATTACTTCGACCACGACGGAAATTGTAGAAGATCAAGCTGATATAGATGCTAGGCAACAACAAGAATTAATAGAACAAA GAAAAAAGGAATTATCTAGGAGGTCGCAAGTTATACAACGAGATTTACCACGACCAGTTGatgtaaatatgaatattttgaGGCCATTTATGGATACTCCATTAACAGATTTGCAAAGG GCAGAAGAACTGATTAAAAGAGAAATGATTACCATGCTACAGTATGACGCATTACAAAATCCGACACAACAAAATCGTAAAGGTTCCTCAAATTCAGTAATTCAAGCTCAAGCTTACCTTGAGCAACATCCATacgttaattttgaaaaagaagaacttgCTGCT GCAAAGAAGCTTTTAACTGATGAAATGGGTGTAGTAAAAGAAGGTATGGCGCATGGAGAACTAAGTTCGGATTCTTATACAACTGTATGGGAAGAATGTTTGTCAGAG ATATTATATCTGGAAACACAAAAACGATACACGCGAGCAACGTTAGCTTCAAAAAAAGATAGAGTAGAAGCATGCGAAAGAAAGTTAGAAGAGAATCGCATGCATATGACTGGTGAAGCCAAACGGGCAGCAAGAatggaaaaaaaattaaaagtccTTACTGGAGGATACCAG ACTAGAGCACAAGTATTAACAAAACAATTACATGATCTATGGGAACAAATAGAACAAGCACATTTAGAGCTTTCAACgttcaaatttttacaaacaCAGGAAGAAGCAGCCGTGCCGAGACGAGTAAATGCACTTATGGAAGATGTTAATAGACAAACTGAACGAGAACGCGTACTGCAAGGACGATATGCGCAACTGCAAGATCAGCTGCAGCAATGTTGA
- the LOC126867901 gene encoding 2,3-dehydroadipyl-CoA hydratase-like codes for MHFLKRLSGIINLHYKRYPIRCLTSKSCVNVKDEVEQKEKNILVDHFEEICMIGINRPERKNALNVAAAQELLDELDKFENDENFLVGILHGIGGNFCSGYDLKEIAQYDGNNEEVLPHFGPLANRIELCKKPLIAAISGYGLGIGFELALMCDLRVMEEGAVLGFTNRRFGIPILCGGTVRLPALIGYSKAIELILTGRYIQAKEAHSCGLINRYTTTGNVLGTTLNLAKSFVKFPQKTLLADRASAQFATFSAKQLEEAIQFEKDNASHLLFEEGVAGAKRFVTEGLGKHGKFYNITKVETKFEEFDKDLL; via the exons atgcattttttaaaaagattaTCAGGAATAATCAACCTACATTACAAACGCTATCCAATAAGATGTTTAACCTCCAAATCGTGCGTAAATGTAAAAGATGAAGTAGAACAAAAGg aaaaaaatattttggtagatcattttgaagaaatttgtATGATTGGTATAAACCGACCAGAAAGGAAGAATGCTTTAAATGTTGCTGCCGCACAAGAACTATTGGATGAATtagataaatttgaaaatgatgAAAATTTTTTAGTTGGTATCCTTCATGGTATAGGAGGGAATTTCTGTAGTGGTTATGATCTTAAAGAAATTGCACAATATGATGGAAACAATGAGGAAGTTTTACCTCACTTTGGGCCATTG GCTAATAGAATTGAGTTATGTAAAAAACCCTTAATTGCTGCTATAAGTGGATATGGTTTAGGAATAGGCTTCGAACTTGCCTTAATGTGTGATCTCAGAGTAATGGAAGAAGGTGCAGTATTAGGATTTACAAATAGACGGTTTGGCATACCTATATTATGTGGTGGTACTGTCCGATTACCTGCTTTAATTGGTTATTCAAAAGCAATAGAACTGATATTAACTGGTCGTTACATCCAAGCAAAAGAGGCACATTCATGTGGTTTGATTAATCGTTATACAACTACTGGCAATG TGTTAGGCACTACATTAAATTTGGCAAAATCATTTGTGAAGTTCCCGCAAAAAACATTGCTTGCAGATCGTGCTTCTGCACAGTTTGCAACATTTTCTGCTAAACAATTAGAAGAAGCTATACAATTTGAGAAAGATAATGCATCTCATTTACTATTTGAAGAAGGAGTTGCAGGAGCAAAAAGGTTTGTTACAGAAGGATTAGGAAAACatggaaaattttataatattacaaaagtAGAAACTAAGTTTGAGGAATTTGATAAAGATCTTTTATAA